CGGCATCCGCGATCCGACCGCCGTCGCGGAGCTGGACGCCCTGCTGACCGCCGCTCGAACGGCCGTCGACGAGAAGGCGTCGCGACTCGGGCTGGCGACCCACGCGTTCTCCATCGACGTCCGGGTGTACGGCCGCGACGGGGTGATGGGCGGCCGCGAGCCGACCCCCGACGCGGGCCACGAGGTCGGCCTGTTCGTCGAGGCCGTCGCGCCGGACGCGGGGACGGTCGACGACCTGCTCGAGGAGTTCACGTACGCGCTGTTCGTGAGCGACTTCCCCGGACGACGGACGACGGCCGGCAACGCCGCGTTCCCGACGTCGCCGGCACACGCCCCCGTCGGCCCGGCGTACGAGTTCTCCGTCTGGCACCGCCTGCGAGTCGCTGATCCGCTCGACCCCGTCCGTATCGAGGTCGAGCGCGTGGGGGGATCCGCGTGAGACTCGGTGCCCTCGCGGACGTGGTCCGCAGCAAGAACGCCGGCATCCACTACGTCACCGTCGACGTGATGTTCCGAGATCGACGGACGTTCGAGGCGGTGCGGGACTCGGGCGTCCTCTCGGCGGCGACGGTCGCGGACCGGTACGGGCTCCCGGTCGACGACGTCCGGTTTTTCGTCTACGAGCCCGGTCTCGCGTTCAAGGCCACGTTCCCCCGCGCCCACATCGCCGGCAGCCCCGGCGATCCCGACCTCTACGGCGCACAGCAACACGCCCCGTTGCTGGACGTCGAGGTCCCGATCGAGTAGTCAGCCGTCTATCGGGACACCCGTAGCCTTTTGAACAGGTACCGCGCATAGTCCTCTATGCCAACGAGTACCGTAGATCTCGTCGTGCGTAACGCTCGGGTGGTAACGCCGTCCGGGACGATCCGTGGCGGGGTCGCCTGCGACGATGGGGTCGTCGTCGGAGTCGGGGGCGATGCGACGCTGCCGGCCGGCGAGGTGGAGGTCGACGCGGAGGGGAACGTCTGTATCCCGGGGCTGGTGGATCCGCACGTCCACCTCGGTCGTCGCGACGCGGGCTACCCCGATCAGCTCGAGGTGGACTTCGAAACGGAGACGCGGGGGGCCGTTCACGGCGGCGTCACCTGTCTGCTCAACTTCGTCGAGCAGGAAGGTCACTACGTTCCCGACCTCGACTTCTTCCGCGACGTCGGCGAAGCGAACTCCTACGTCGACTTCGGCTACCACATGGTGATGAGCCACGAACACCACATCGACGAGGTCCCCGCCCTCGCCGCGGCCGGCGTGAAGTCGTTCAAGATGTTCTTCAACATGTACAAATACACGGACATAGACATCGAGCCCTGCGAGGCCGACCGGGTCGAGCGCGTCCTCTCTCAGGTGGCCGAGATCCCGGGGGCGGTCGGGATGTTCCACGCGGAGAACGCCGAACTCCAGAGGGAGTGTGAGCGGGCGGCCCGCGACTCCGGCCGTCACGATCTCCGGGCGTGGGCCGACGCCTCTCCCCCCGAGGCGGAGGCGATGCAGATCGATCAGATCGGTCA
The window above is part of the Halomarina pelagica genome. Proteins encoded here:
- a CDS encoding DUF4387 domain-containing protein, encoding MRLGALADVVRSKNAGIHYVTVDVMFRDRRTFEAVRDSGVLSAATVADRYGLPVDDVRFFVYEPGLAFKATFPRAHIAGSPGDPDLYGAQQHAPLLDVEVPIE
- a CDS encoding dihydroorotase, which encodes MPTSTVDLVVRNARVVTPSGTIRGGVACDDGVVVGVGGDATLPAGEVEVDAEGNVCIPGLVDPHVHLGRRDAGYPDQLEVDFETETRGAVHGGVTCLLNFVEQEGHYVPDLDFFRDVGEANSYVDFGYHMVMSHEHHIDEVPALAAAGVKSFKMFFNMYKYTDIDIEPCEADRVERVLSQVAEIPGAVGMFHAENAELQRECERAARDSGRHDLRAWADASPPEAEAMQIDQIGHLTRFTDADSYVVHVSSAQGVEAVERWQRRGVQVTGETLVTFLANTVEDDLGVWGKVSPPLRTPRHQEALWAALRRGVIDNVGTDHIATSKEQHELGRGQHGPHLWEAPPGIQPGMEFLLPMMLTEGYNRNRITMERLVEVCATNNAKRFGLYPRKGVIAPGSDADLVVVDTDATATIDDDFFHTREPRWSSVHGRDVRGLPTHTIVGGELAVADGELLVEKGGREFLAR